A single window of Spirochaetota bacterium DNA harbors:
- a CDS encoding MBL fold metallo-hydrolase has protein sequence MSQLIIGQAVQLTMRIRRVLANNAGIMPGTGTNTYLIGEENIAVIDPGPDDEGHIRSILNAVGDRIRWILVTHTHPDHSPGAHLLKTETGAEVMGGRPPKEGIIDPNYKPDRVLDHDSCIHGDNFTLKAICTPGHASNHLCFLLMEERVIFTGDHIMNGSTVVIAPPDGDMQAYLDSLALLKRYSAERLAPGHGEMMDDPDSVIDGLIKHRLQREGKVINSLRHLEKGTIESLTPLAYDDVPSFLHPVARFSLWAHLLKLEREHRASKSGDIWSLIE, from the coding sequence ATGTCCCAACTCATAATTGGGCAAGCAGTTCAGCTTACCATGAGAATCCGCAGGGTGCTTGCTAATAACGCAGGGATTATGCCTGGCACAGGGACTAACACATATTTGATTGGAGAAGAGAATATTGCTGTAATTGATCCCGGGCCAGATGATGAAGGGCACATCAGGTCTATTTTGAATGCGGTTGGTGATCGTATCCGTTGGATATTAGTAACACATACCCATCCAGATCATTCCCCTGGCGCTCATTTATTAAAAACTGAGACAGGAGCAGAGGTCATGGGTGGGAGACCGCCAAAGGAGGGGATCATTGATCCGAATTATAAACCTGATCGTGTGCTCGATCATGATTCCTGTATACATGGAGATAATTTTACATTAAAGGCCATTTGCACACCGGGTCACGCCTCCAATCATCTCTGCTTTTTGCTAATGGAAGAGAGGGTAATATTTACTGGCGATCACATTATGAACGGCTCAACAGTAGTCATTGCGCCACCGGATGGTGATATGCAGGCCTACCTCGATTCACTGGCGCTGTTAAAGAGGTATTCCGCTGAAAGGCTTGCTCCTGGTCATGGTGAAATGATGGATGATCCTGATTCAGTTATAGATGGATTGATAAAGCATCGCTTACAGCGTGAAGGAAAGGTGATCAACTCTTTACGACATCTTGAAAAAGGCACAATCGAGTCATTGACCCCGCTTGCCTATGATGATGTGCCGAGTTTTCTGCATCCGGTTGCTCGATTTTCGCTTTGGGCTCATCTTCTCAAACTTGAACGAGAGCATCGAGCTTCTAAATCTGGAGATATATGGAGCTTAATAGAATAG
- a CDS encoding phosphatidylinositol kinase yields MAKSTVSIDNIEMTGEYEGDWKEEKKHGHGVFLFDNGLQYEGEWKDDHMHGKGRFYWPSGNKYDGEWKNGSMNGHGILYWPEGNKYKGEWKDGLRNGMGTFFWANGNRYEGEWKDNYMDGKGVFYWVNGDKYEGEYKNDMAHGEGVYYHNDGRVEKGKWENGEYVGE; encoded by the coding sequence GAGGGAGATTGGAAAGAAGAGAAAAAGCATGGTCATGGGGTCTTTCTTTTTGACAACGGTTTACAATACGAAGGAGAGTGGAAGGATGACCATATGCATGGCAAGGGCAGGTTTTATTGGCCTAGCGGCAATAAATATGATGGAGAATGGAAAAATGGTTCCATGAATGGTCATGGCATTTTATATTGGCCTGAAGGAAACAAGTATAAGGGTGAATGGAAAGATGGGCTGAGGAATGGCATGGGCACCTTCTTTTGGGCAAATGGCAATAGATATGAAGGAGAGTGGAAAGACAATTATATGGATGGCAAGGGCGTTTTCTATTGGGTTAATGGAGACAAATATGAAGGAGAATATAAAAATGATATGGCTCATGGGGAGGGAGTATATTACCATAATGACGGAAGAGTAGAAAAGGGGAAGTGGGAGAATGGTGAATATGTTGGAGAATAA